CCGGAAGAACCGGCAGGACAAAAAGCGCCTGGCGGGTTAGATACCCACCAGGCGCTGGCAAAGTATGCGACAAACCGAAGGTTGCAACCCGGTGAGGCTAGCACGGGCGCGCCGCGCGGTGTCTTCGCTGTCAGCGCTGACCGCGCCGGCTACCAACCCGCGCGCCGGAAGAGAACGCCGCCGCGCCCCGTGTCGCTGACGTGGTTTCCGCGGCGCTCGCCCGACGACTTTCGGAGCCTCCCCCGCGCGTTGCGCTGGCGGTCGATCCGCCCGTCGCTGTGCGCGGATCCGGGCGCCGCGTGGCGCTGTGGCCTCGTCCGTGATGTGGCGCCGTCGTCGCTACGGGAGGCGTCACGAAGCGACGCTCACCCGGGGCGAGTTCGGTGAGCAGCGAGTCACCGGGGCCAAGCCGGGTGATCGTCGGGTTGATGCCGGCCTGGCGGGTGAGGTCGCGCACGTCGGTGACCTGATCGTCGGTCATCAGGGTGACGACGGTGCCGCTCGCTCCGGCACGCGCGGTCCGCCCCGAGCGGTGCAGGTATGCCTTGTGCTCGGCGGGCGGGTCGGCGTGGATCACGAGAGCTACGTCGTCGACGTGGATTCCGCGCGCCGCGATGTCGGTCGCGACGAGCGTGCGGGCGTCGCCGGCGGAGAACGCTGCCAGATTGCGGGTGCGGGCGTTCTGCGCCAGGTTGCCGTGCAGTTCCACGGCGGGCACCCCCGAGGCGACCAGTTGACTGGTCAGCTTCTTGGCGCCCCGCTTGGTGCGGGTGAATACGAGCGTTCGCCCCGGGGCGGCCGTCAGGTCGATCAGGACGGGGAGCCGGTCATCGTGACGCACCCGGAGCACGTGGTGGGTCATCGCGGCGACCGGGGACATCGCGGAGTCGACGCTGTGGGTGACTGGGTTGGAGAGGTACCGCCGCACGAGGACGTCGACGCCCGCGTCGAGCGTCGCCGAGAACAGCAGCCGCTGGGAGCGGGGCGGTGTCTTGTCGAGGAGTCGCCGTACGACCGGCAGGAAGCCCAGGTCGGCCATGTGGTCCGCCTCGTCGAGCACCGTGACCTCGACGGCGTCGAGGATCGCGTGGCCGTTCGAAACGTGGTCGGCGAGCCGGCCGGGACAGGCGATGAGGATATCGACCCCGGCACGCAGTGCACCGACCTGCGGCCGCGCGTTCACCCCACCGAAGATCGTCAGGGTCCGCAGCGACAGCGCGGTGGCCAGCGGTGCGATCGTCGCTTCGATCTGGGTCGCCAGCTCGCGAGTGGGCGCCAGAATGAGCGAGCGCGGGCGGCCGGGCAGCCGCAGAGACGTGGCGGCCGAGAGCCGGGCGAGGACCGGGAGAGCGAAGGCGTATGTCTTGCCCGATCCCGTCCTGCCACGACCCAGCACGTCGCGTCCGGCGAGTGAATCCGGGAGCGTCGCGGCCTGGATCGGGAATGGCGTGCTGATGCCCGCCTGCTCGAGCGCGGCGACCAGGTGGCCGGGCACGCCAAGGTCGGCGAAGGAGGTGGGTGTGACAAGGGGTGTCTTGCTGGGGCGGCGTGCCACCATGGGAGTCTCCGAACGTGAAAGGGGTCGCCCTGCACGGCGCTGACCGATCGGTCGCGGCACGTGGTGGTCGACATCAGAGGCAGGCCGTGGTCCGAAAACCGGCGGACTGGTTGATCAATCTACCCGCACCCCGGCCCAGGCCGTACACGATGGCTTTCTGGGTTAGGGTTCGACGGGCCGAGCGAAACGGATCCAACGCCCCCGGCGAGCGGCCGGATCCGCCCCGCTCATTTTCCGCACCCGGCTTGCATGTGCGAGCGGGTGGCTCGCGCGTTGGCGCGCAAACTTGGAGCAGCTCTTGACTGATGTAACCGCGCATGACTCGAATTTGTTCCGTGAAGCACCGGGAGCAACTGCGGCTTTCGACCACATCCCTGCCGTCGACGTAAGTTCGGCTGCGATGACCCGCCTGCGCACCCCGTTCCGTGTCGAGGTAACGCCGACCGGAAGCCGACGACTCGTTCGGCATCACGACGCATCGGAGCCCAGTCGGTAAGGGCTACCACCCGTATCGGTTCAACGCGTCGCAGGTACCGACGTCCTGTGCAGGTGGATCAGCACGTCTCCACGACTGGACCACCAGGTCGGGCGGTGGCGGTAGACCGCCGCTCGGCCTTGCCCACGCACGTTGTCGCGTCGGCCATCCCGATCAACGTGTCCCCGTCGAGGGTGTTGCCGCGACCCGCGACCGCCGCACCCATCGTGTGACCCGGTCGGGGTGGCCGCCCCAGTGCAACAGCGCACGGTGTAGGCGCCGCCCGTCTCGGCGCCGGTGATGGAACGGGTCTTCCCAAGATCATTATGGTTCGTCTTTCCGCAAGCATGCTATACGGTCAGCAGGTGAGAATCGAGCGTCACTGGTGGAACGGGGACCGGAGTCTGCGGGGGCGTCGCGACGTCTACATCCGCACCGATGGCCAGCGATGGGAGGTAGAGGCACAGACCGGCGGCATCGCAGGTCGGTCGAAGCTCCACCCCTGTCCGGGTCGGGCGTCGGCAGAGATCCTCGCCGACGCATGGCGGGGTGGGCGTCCGGAGTGGCGGGAAGTGGTGGCCTGACAGCGGACGTCAGGAGCACTCCTGGCAGACGTCCCGGCCGTCGGCCCGCGCGGCGAGCTGGCTGCGGTGGTGCACCAGGTAGCAGCGCGCGCATCGAAACTCGTCCGGCTGCATTGGCACGACCGCCACGGTCAGTTCCTCGCCGGACAGGTCCGCGCCGGGCAGCTCGAAGTTCTCGGCGGCCTCGGCCTCGTCGAGGTCGACTCTCGCTGACTGCGGCGCCGCGCCGCGCGCCTTGAGTTCCTCCAGGCTGTCGTCTTCAACGTCAACGGCCGGTCGGCGCGGTGCGTCGTAATCGATGGGCTTGCTCATCGTGATGGCCTCTCCGGCTTTGGTTCACGGGTGTCACGTCGGTAGCCCGCGGCCCATGTCGTGGCGCTCAAGCGAGCGGTGGAAGGGTAGCGCTCGCCCTTGGATGCGAGGGGCGCCATAGGCAGTGATCATCCGTGACCGCGACGCGAAGTGCGCGCCCGCGTTCTTGCCTCTGAAGGCATCGACATCCTGCGCACCCCGCCGCAAGCGCCGAGGCCAACGCGTACGCGGAGAGACGGGTGCGCACGGTACGGCACGAGTGCCTCGACGGATCACCCCCGGCACTTGCTGACGACCCTGGCCGAATACGTCACGCATTACAACGAGCACCGACCGCATCAGGCCCGATATCAAAGCATCCGCGGATCAGCCGCTTCGGCGGTTGCCCCACTGGCGCGGGCTCTGGACCGAGCCCCGGCCGTCGAGGCGCTGACCCTTTCCATGGTGTTGAGGCGAGGCGACCTTGCCCTTCCCGCGTCGGGCAGCCCGATTTTCGTAAACGGCAGGCTCGTCGGTCTCGGTCTCGGTCTCGGCCGTGGTTGGCGTGGCGGCATCCTCGGCGTGGGCGTCCTGAACGGGCTCAGGCTCCGACATCGGTATCTCCCTGGATTCGTGGGGCTTCCTGCGGACCATCGCCAGCCGGCGGACGCAGACTGCTCCGGAAGCTCGGCGAACTGCGTGACGCCGGGATCTTAGTACTGCGCCTCAGGCCGACGCGCGCCAGATCTAACGCGGAACCCCGGCAATGGCTCCGGCATGCGGCCGGGCCGCCGTGATGTCGGGTGGTGGCTGCCGGGCATCCGGCAGCCAACATTCGACAGGCGGCACGGACAGCTTCAGGGGGAAGCGGTTCGGGCTCGCCGCGCCCCTACATCACCTCGCGTCCGTCGCGGTGAGCGTGAACGGCACCGCGGCGCCCAGACAGAGCTCGTCATACCGGGCCGGGCGACCAAGGAGTCCCCGGCTGGGGACAATCAAAAAGGTAACGGGGTGATCGATGTGGGAGTTCCCCGCCTGTAAACCTCCAACCAGCGAGCACAGAAAAACGCCGCTGCGACCAGCAGCCAAGAGAAGAAAAAAGAAAGCCGCAGGTTAACTACCTGCGACTGAATATTGAGAACCGTCTTAGGAAACCGATGCTCTATCCCCTGAGCTACGAGGGCGCGAGTGCCCAGTCTAGCGACCTGCGCGTTCACCCGGGGTGGCAGAGAGTGGCCCACGTTCGCCCACGTCAGCAGGACCCCTGTTCGCCCAGCCCAGGACCAAATCCGGAACACACGAACCCCGGTTGCGACCGGCGGTGCGCCACGGTGAACCGCGCTGGCACCGGTTGACCCGGGTTGGCATCCGCCGGAGAGCACACACCGCGCACACCACGCAAGATCATGTATGTCGTCCGCTCCACCGGCCCGGGCGCCGTTCTGTGGGCGTAGACCGCGGACTGCCCGAGCGACAGCCCTGGCGCCGGCGGCCTGAGCAGCGGCGGACCTCGTCCGCGTCCCGGGCACGACCCGAAAACCCACCGCTTCCCATTGCTCGACAAGTTTAAGATCATCACATCTTTCCGCACGTCGCTTGGAGGCTTCATGTCGATTCGGCACAGAGGCTCGGCGCGCCAGGTGGCCATGACGGCCGGCGCTCTCCTACTGGCCACGGGCAGCTTGGTGGCCGCGACCGGGCAACCAGCGGCGGCCGTGGTCGACTACGTCACCCCAACCAGCGTGACGTGGACCGACGTCCGGCAGCCGTCCAGTTCCTTCTCCCCCTCGGAGGGCACCGTCCCTGTGGGCACGTGGGAAGCCGACGGGGACAAGCACACTGCCCGGGCATACTTCACTTTCGACCTGACGCCCTACCGGGGGCAGCGAATCGTCTCGGCCCGCGCCATCACCGGGGAGACGGCGGTCAACGACTGCGACAAGCCCCGTGAGATCGAGCTGTGGCGGACCGACCCGGCCGTAAGCGCCCCGACCTGGAACACTGCTCCGGCAGTACGGGAGAAGGTGGCAGACGTCGCCTATCCCAACCTGCCCTGTGGCAGCAGCTTCATCGGCGTGATGATCAGCGAAGCGGTCCGCCAAGCGGTGGCTGATGGGCAGGACCAGCTCACCCTGATGGCCCGCATCGCCGGCGACCACGAGGAGAACAAGCACTACGGCCGCTGGATCAAGAACGTCGGCATCTCGCTGGACCACAACACGCCACCGAACGTTCCGGACCAGCTCACCGTCGATGGCGCGACGTGCGATACGTCGCTGACCATCCGTAACACCGGGCCGACACTCCGGGCCAATGTCTCCGACCCGGACGTCAACGAGACCGGAGGCGGCGACGCTGTGGCGGCGACCTTCGCTTTATGGCCGATCGACCGGCCGGCTGAGCGAACGGAGGCGACCCTCGACGGTCAATCCAGCCCGGCCCAGTACGTCTACCGACTCCCGCGGGGCGGGCTCACCCACGGCAACACCTACGCCTTCTCGGTACGGGCGTCTGACCAGTACGACAGCTCAAACTGGTCGCCGGAGTGCCGATTCACCATCGACACGGTGGCCCCGGCCGCCCCGACCGTCTCCTCCATCGACTACCCGGCCGGCTGGGACGGTCCGGCCACTGGTGGACCCGGCATCCCGGGCAGCTTCACTTTCACCTCCGACTCCGACTCCGACGACCTGGCGGGCTTCAGCTACGGCGAAAGTGGCTTGAGCTCGCGGTTCGTCCCGGTCGACGCATCGGGCCGGTCGGCTACCGTCAGCTACGCGCCGGTACAGGACGGGCCGCGCACGCTTTCCGTGTACAGCGTCGACCGGGCCGGGAACTTCTCCGAGGCAACCAGCTACCGGTTCTCCGTTCGCTACACCGCGCCGACGATCACCGACGCCGACCCCGAGGCGCCAGCCGGTACGCCACGTCGGCTCACCTTCGCTCCGAACATGGAGAACGTCGTCGAGTACACCTACCGACTCAACGACGGCGAGGAGACCACCGTCCCCGCCGGCGCGGACGGTACCGCACAGGTGACCATCACGCCGGAGATCTCCGACGCGTACTTCCTGTACGTCCGCAGCAGGACCGCGGACGGGCTGTCCTCGGGCGAGGCCTGGATCTTCCTCTGGGTGCCGGAAGCTGGTTGACGACGATGAGGGGGCGCCGGGCGGTGGAGCCCGGCGCTCCCTCGACGGACGCGGCGAACATCGGCGGCAAGGAGATCGTCCGCCCCGCGCGGATGCTCGCGCCGGTCGCCGACGGGGTCAACCGCACCACGCTGACCCGGCCGTAGTGCGCCACCAGCGGCGCGACGCCAGCGCGGCCAGCCCGGCACCGGCGGTGTTGAGCAGTACGTCGTCCACGGAGGACACCCGGTCCAGCCGCAGGACGTACTGCGCGGTCTCGACCAGGACCGAGCAGCCTGCCGCGAGCGCCAGGATCCGCGGTACCGACGCCAGCGCCGCGAACCGTAGCGGGGCGAAGACCCCTAGCGCCGCGAACACCAGCAGGTTGCCGACGACCTGAACGGTCACCGTCAGCGGCTCGCCGGCGACGACTGTGAGCAGATCCTTCAGCGGTACCAGGCTCACCCGACCGGGGACGGCGCCGGCCTGGGCGCCCGGCAACATGATCATCCATACCCACGGCACCGTCCCGTAGACGATGCCGACCTCGGCCAGCGACATCCGCCACGCCGACGTGGTGCCGGTGGCACTCCGACGACGGGCCAGAGCCCACACCGCCAGCGCGGCCAACGGCAGTACGGCCAC
The nucleotide sequence above comes from Micromonospora pallida. Encoded proteins:
- a CDS encoding DEAD/DEAH box helicase — encoded protein: MVARRPSKTPLVTPTSFADLGVPGHLVAALEQAGISTPFPIQAATLPDSLAGRDVLGRGRTGSGKTYAFALPVLARLSAATSLRLPGRPRSLILAPTRELATQIEATIAPLATALSLRTLTIFGGVNARPQVGALRAGVDILIACPGRLADHVSNGHAILDAVEVTVLDEADHMADLGFLPVVRRLLDKTPPRSQRLLFSATLDAGVDVLVRRYLSNPVTHSVDSAMSPVAAMTHHVLRVRHDDRLPVLIDLTAAPGRTLVFTRTKRGAKKLTSQLVASGVPAVELHGNLAQNARTRNLAAFSAGDARTLVATDIAARGIHVDDVALVIHADPPAEHKAYLHRSGRTARAGASGTVVTLMTDDQVTDVRDLTRQAGINPTITRLGPGDSLLTELAPGERRFVTPPVATTAPHHGRGHSATRRPDPRTATGGSTASATRGGGSESRRASAAETTSATRGAAAFSSGARVGSRRGQR
- a CDS encoding VanZ family protein yields the protein MALITVAVLPLAALAVWALARRRSATGTTSAWRMSLAEVGIVYGTVPWVWMIMLPGAQAGAVPGRVSLVPLKDLLTVVAGEPLTVTVQVVGNLLVFAALGVFAPLRFAALASVPRILALAAGCSVLVETAQYVLRLDRVSSVDDVLLNTAGAGLAALASRRWWRTTAGSAWCG
- a CDS encoding DUF4193 domain-containing protein; amino-acid sequence: MSKPIDYDAPRRPAVDVEDDSLEELKARGAAPQSARVDLDEAEAAENFELPGADLSGEELTVAVVPMQPDEFRCARCYLVHHRSQLAARADGRDVCQECS